In the genome of Pichia kudriavzevii chromosome 4, complete sequence, one region contains:
- a CDS encoding uncharacterized protein (PKUD0D02250; similar to Saccharomyces cerevisiae YLR069C (MEF1); ancestral locus Anc_8.18), with amino-acid sequence MFGKIASTGWRSVTAALRGPVPFQRGFQVSAMRKSYEEEKIVIDELSAKLTDEDVARLGRMRNIGISAHIDSGKTTFTERVLFYTGRIKAIHDVRGRDGVGAKMDHMDLEREKGITIQSAATYCSWERAPGKNLHFNLIDTPGHIDFTIEVERALRVLDGAVLVVCAVSGVQSQTVTVDRQMKRYNVPRITFINKMDRMGANPWKAIEQIRTKLKIPAAAVQVPIGSEKDLIGAVDIINRKSIYYEGSQGEKLRITEEIPADLQDLVEEKRSELIETLADVDDEIAECFIDEVEPSVEQIQGAIRRATIARKFTPVFMGSALANKGIQPVLDGVCDYLPDPSEILNTALDLGNEETPVNLVPSSTSPAVALAFKLEEGKYGQLTYLRVYQGKLRKGSMITHVKTGKKIKLARLVRMHSEEMEDVDEIHAGEICATFGIDCASGDTFTDGSVDYSMSSMFVPDAVVSLSISPKTKDAANFSKAVNRFQKEDPTFRVHFDKDSKETIISGMGELHLEIYVERMKREYNVECTVGRPRVSYRESILGSAPFDYTHKKQSGGAGQFAKVMGKMEATANVDPEEIGATLGDDIKFRNHFQTKVVGGKISEKFLLACQKGFEDCCEKGPLTGSRVLGVHMVVDDGATHVVDSSEMAFRTATQFAFKQAFLNSQPVVLEPIMNVVITAPNEFQGAVIGLVNKLGGLINDTENAADDFNLTSDCSLNNLFGFASKLRAVTQGKGEFTMEFKEYQPAPPQLQKQLIEDYTKKNKGGDN; translated from the coding sequence ATGTTTGGTAAGATCGCAAGTACCGGATGGAGGTCTGTTACGGCTGCGCTTCGGGGGCCAGTCCCATTTCAGCGTGGATTCCAAGTTTCTGCGATGAGAAAATCGTATGAGGAGGAGAAGATTGTTATTGATGAGTTATCCGCAAAACTTACCGATGAAGATGTTGCTAGATTGGGACGTATGAGAAATATTGGTATTTCTGCCCATATTGATTCTGGTAAGACCACGTTCACTGAGAGGGTGTTATTCTATACCGGTAGAATCAAGGCGATTCATGATGTTAGAGGTAGAGACGGTGTTGGTGCAAAGATGGACCATATGGATTtggagagagagaaaggTATTACTATTCAATCTGCGGCAACTTATTGTTCTTGGGAGAGAGCTCCAGGTAAGAATTTACATTTCAATTTAATCGATACCCCAGGTCATATTGATTTCAccattgaagttgaaagagCTTTAAGAGTCTTGGATGGTGCTGTTTTAGTTGTTTGTGCTGTTTCTGGTGTTCAATCTCAAACTGTTACTGTTGATAGACAAATGAAAAGATACAATGTTCCTAGAATCACGTTTATTAACAAGATGGACAGAATGGGTGCTAATCCATGGAAGGCCATCGAACAGATTAGAACCAAATTAAAGATTCCTGCTGCTGCTGTCCAGGTTCCTATTGGATCCGAAAAAGATTTAATTGGTGCTGTTGATATTATTAATAGAAAATCTATCTACTATGAAGGTTCTCAAGGTGAAAAATTAAGAATTACTGAAGAAATCCCTGCTGATTTACAAGATCtggttgaagaaaagagaagtgaattgattgaaacCTTAGCAGACGTTGATGACGAGATTGCAGAATgtttcattgatgaagttgaaccAAGTGTTGAGCAAATCCAAGGTGCCATTAGAAGAGCTACAATCGCAAGAAAGTTTACTCCTGTTTTCATGGGTTCTGCATTAGCTAATAAAGGTATTCAACCTGTTTTGGATGGTGTTTGTGATTACTTGCCAGATCCTagtgaaattttgaatactGCTCTTGACTTGGGTAACGAAGAGACTCCAGTTAATTTGGTTCCATCTTCCACATCGCCTGCTGTTGCATTGGCATTCAAGTTGGAAGAAGGTAAATATGGTCAATTGACTTATTTAAGAGTCTATCAAGGTAAATTAAGAAAGGGAAGTATGATCACCCATGTTAAGACTGGAAAGAAGATCAAGCTTGCAAGATTAGTTAGAATGCAttctgaagaaatggaagatgTCGATGAAATTCATGCAGGTGAGATCTGTGCAACCTTTGGTATTGATTGTGCATCAGGTGATACATTTACTGATGGTAGTGTCGACTATTCTATGAGTTCTATGTTTGTTCCAGATGCAGTTGTTTCGTTATCCATTTCGCCAAAAACTAAAGATGCAGCTAACTTCTCCAAGGCTGTCAATAGATTCCAAAAGGAGGATCCAACCTTCCGTGTTCACTTCGATAAAGATTCTAAGGAGACCATTATTTCCGGTATGGGTGAGTTACACTTGGAAATCTATGTTGAAAGAATGAAGAGAGAATACAATGTCGAATGTACTGTTGGTAGACCAAGAGTTTCTTACAGAGAATCCATTCTAGGTTCTGCACCATTTGATTACACACATAAGAAGCAATCTGGAGGTGCCGGTCAATTTGCAAAAGTTATGGGTAAGATGGAAGCAACTGCAAATGTTGATCCTGAAGAAATCGGTGCAACATTAGGTGACGATATCAAATTCCGTAACCACTTCCAAACCAAGGTTGTTGGTGGTAAGATTTCTGAAAAATTCTTACTTGCATGTCAAAAAGGTTTTGAAGACTGTTGTGAGAAGGGTCCATTAACTGGATCTCGTGTTCTTGGTGTCCACATGGTCGTTGATGATGGTGCAACCCACGTGGTCGATTCTTCCGAAATGGCCTTCAGAACCGCTACTCAATTTGCTTTTAAGCAAGCGTTCTTAAACTCTCAACCTGTTGTTTTAGAACCTATTATGAATGTTGTTATTACTGCACCTAATGAATTCCAGGGTGCAGTTATTGGCTTAGTCAACAAGCTAGGTGGTTTGATTAATGACACTGAAAATGCTGCAGATGACTTCAACTTAACCTCTGATTGCTCTTTGAACAACTTATTTGGATTTGCTTCCAAATTAAGGGCTGTTACCCAAGGTAAGGGTGAATTCACCATGGAATTCAAGGAATACCAACCTGCACCACCACAACTACAAAAGCAATTAATCGAAGATTAtacaaaaaagaataaaggTGGTGATAACTAA
- a CDS encoding uncharacterized protein (PKUD0D02260; similar to Saccharomyces cerevisiae YPR086W (SUA7); ancestral locus Anc_3.394), whose protein sequence is MSTAAPERRNPRGVNLNVTLSCPECKVFPPELIERHAEGDIVCGLCGLVLCSRIIDNRSEWRTFNNDDQKGDDPSRVGEATNSILDGDQLNTVISAGIDATRTARDLNRTQSKSFADKRSHTLQAAFSKITQMCDGYQLPKVVQDGAKEVYKLVYDDPSLKGKSQESIMAGAIFLGCRKASVPRSFKEIWALTNVPRKEIGRVFKQINNIIQRKNEEQGGIITYQNDSINTRHTNPEDLVGRFCSHLGLSPQIASSAQTIAKNLKTVGVLEGRSPTTIAATVIYFTSVAFDQNLTLAKISEKTGVSEGTIKSSYKLMHAERSKLIDPSWIESGKVSASKVE, encoded by the coding sequence ATGTCAACCGCCGCACCAGAGAGAAGGAACCCTCGTGGGGTCAACTTGAACGTGACGCTGTCTTGTCCTGAATGTAAGGTTTTCCCCCCAGAACTTATTGAACGACATGCGGAAGGCGATATTGTTTGTGGACTTTGCGGCCTTGTTTTGTGTTCTCGTATCATTGATAACCGTTCGGAATGGAGAACGTTCAACAACGACGACCAGAAAGGTGACGATCCGTCCCGTGTGGGAGAGGCGACGAACTCCATCTTGGACGGGGATCAGCTCAACACTGTTATCAGTGCAGGTATCGACGCCACCCGAACAGCTAGAGATTTAAATAGAACCCAGAGTAAATCCTTTGCCGATAAAAGAAGTCACACTTTGCAAGCAGCATTCTCCAAGATAACTCAGATGTGTGATGGGTACCAACTCCCTAAGGTTGTCCAGGATGGTGCCAAGGAAGTTTATAAGTTAGTCTATGATGACCCTTCTTTAAAGGGTAAATCCCAAGAAAGTATAATGGCTGGTGCCATCTTTTTAGGTTGTAGAAAGGCAAGTGTCCCCCGTtcattcaaagaaatctGGGCTTTGACTAACGTCCCCCGTAAAGAAATCGGTCGTGTCTTTAAACAAATAAATAACATCATCCAACGGAAAAATGAGGAACAAGGCGGTATCATCACATACCAGAATGATTCAATCAACACCAGACACACTAACCCAGAGGATTTGGTTGGAAGATTCTGTTCCCATTTAGGTCTATCTCCTCAGATAGCATCCAGCGCTCAAACCATAGccaagaatttgaaaaccgTTGGTGTGTTGGAAGGTAGATCTCCAACCACTATTGCAGCAACCGTCATTTATTTCACTTCAGTTGCCTTTGACCAAAACCTAACTTTGGCGAAAATCAGTGAAAAAACAGGTGTTTCCGAAGGTACCATAAAGTCATCTTATAAACTAATGCATGCAGAAAGGTCCAAATTAATCGACCCCAGTTGGATTGAATCTGGTAAGGTTTCCGCTTCTAAAGTTGAATGA
- a CDS encoding uncharacterized protein (PKUD0D02270; similar to Saccharomyces cerevisiae YML001W (YPT7); ancestral locus Anc_6.24), translated as MPPPKKTLLKVIILGDTGVGKTSLMQRFINGKFSQQYKATIGADFLPKDMKIDDKNVTLQIWDTAGQERFQSLGVAFYRGSDCCVLVYDVTNAKSFENLQSWRDEFLIQANIRDPDNFPFVIIGNKIDVQESKRVVSSKKAQLMAQNLGNLPYFETSAKEAVNVEQAFDVVARNALQQEESMMFNDDYTDAVNIHVDGDSYGNCSC; from the coding sequence ATGCCGCCTCCAAAGAAGACGCTACTTAAGGTCATCATTTTAGGCGACACTGGGGTCGGGAAGACCTCATTGATGCAACGGTTCATTAATGGTAAATTCTCACAACAATATAAGGCCACAATTGGTGCTGATTTTCTACCGAAAGACATGAAGATCGACGACAAGAACGTGACGTTACAAATCTGGGACACTGCCGGCCAGGAACGATTCCAAAGTTTAGGGGTTGCCTTCTATAGAGGTTCCGATTGTTGTGTGTTGGTGTACGATGTCACTAATGCCAAATCTTTTGAGAACTTACAGAGCTGGAGAGACGAGTTTCTAATCCAGGCAAACATTCGAGACCCTGACAACTTCCCCTTTGTTATCATTGGGAACAAGATCGACGTCCAGGAGAGCAAACGGGTGGTGAGTTCCAAGAAGGCACAGCTCATGGCACAGAACCTTGGCAACCTACCCTACTTTGAGACAAGTGCAAAGGAAGCCGTCAACGTCGAGCAGGCGTTCGACGTGGTGGCTCGTAACGCGTTGCAGCAGGAGGAGAGCATGATGTTTAACGACGACTACACGGACGCCGTCAACATCCACGTGGACGGCGACAGCTACGGGAACTGTTCCTGCTGA
- a CDS encoding uncharacterized protein (PKUD0D02280), which translates to MHTLLSETLQRHEQPQQQQQQQQQQQQQQQQQQQQQQQQQQQQKVQNVIDETARTLGLAQTLLLLVLVALDRLHHRSSLSLLLIHLRTQLDSLIDNPPAHSGRVFQLTEKNWQLVFEHASYFHIEDLAAIYNDLLEHPLELTFTSFKIRILASSESIQDYLHFNGVFDEESIIAYNESKIAGHIHRTAFSRESGLGDNPSRASSHDVCRIIQSENFTDFHLKRWKVLRLLDRHIFKPATTE; encoded by the coding sequence ATGCATACGCTTTTATCTGAGACGCTGCAGAGACACGAACaaccacaacaacaacaacaacagcagcaacaacaacaacaacaacaacaacaacagcagcagcaacaacaacaacaacaacaacaacaaaaggTGCAGAATGTCATAGATGAAACAGCCAGAACACTAGGCTTAGCACAAACACTGCTTCTTTTGGTCTTGGTGGCCCTAGACCGACTCCATCATCGTAGTTCGCTTTCACTTCTCCTGATCCATCTGCGTACACAGCTAGATTCTCTCATAGATAACCCTCCTGCTCACTCGGGTAGAGTCTTCCAACTCACAGAGAAGAACTGGCAGTTGGTCTTTGAACACGCCTCCTATTTCCACATTGAAGACTTGGCGGCAATCTACAACGACTTGCTTGAACATCCTCTTGAGTTGACCTTCACCTCCTTCAAAATTAGAATTTTGGCGTCGTCAGAGAGTATCCAAGATTATCTGCATTTCAATGGAGtctttgatgaagagtCCATAATTGCATATAACGAATCCAAAATTGCTGGGCACATCCATCGAACGGCCTTCTCTAGAGAATCGGGTCTTGGAGACAACCCAAGCAGAGCATCTTCTCATGATGTTTGCCGTATAATCCAGTCGGAAAACTTTACTGATTTCCATTTGAAAAGATGGAAGGTATTACGTTTGTTAGACAGGCACATATTCAAGCCCGCCACTACTGAGTGA
- a CDS encoding uncharacterized protein (PKUD0D02290; Pfam Domains: La(7.2e-17)), with translation MQDVPKVLVPAPVPKMNAWIDASSLIESAKEAKIEIDTSVDFTHGSIKVNKQGHPNNKNTLGNKRNILGKPMNKYKNSEVENININTVPKRLDVKEATEEVEHFHISNGKKKQTWRENKFDNKNYKAKFHKSSRSHAYRNNYSRCLNAQENRSRQQHAQQEPHVLEKDILVPTSNIMNDYGQYRTLVLSDPSLQQPVNEKFPAIPLLSPAAAVSGDSFANTNHALFSGPQTTPTLFPKTPLTLETPETLKENHFKPFKGSKMPSETMKQRNSFNAEHNSYEQSTRFRTREPAFIIGGHCYGAPPNFNHPIGVPVLQPFPPPFPPPLPPPSTVSCSLPLPHPFPLPLPVPMQLPPSLPLHPPGKLPSRFEIPGYLPSATLDSQNVTSKIIPLDAAVKKLDSESTNDKFERVAEQILYYFSTDNLCRDLYLRGNMSKEGYVPISLLNGFKRIKLICGDDERFVDYVLDHIPELEKRGDSVRLRQNWERWLLPGTKR, from the coding sequence ATGCAAGATGTTCCTAAGGTTCTAGTACCTGCACCTGTTCCTAAAATGAACGCGTGGATTGATGCCTCCAGTTTGATTGAAAGTGCAAAGGAAGCCAAAATTGAGATTGATACTAGCGTTGATTTCACACATGGGAGTATTAAAGTGAACAAACAGGGTCAcccaaacaacaaaaatacaCTAGGAAATAAACGGAACATTTTAGGTAAACCAATGAACAAGTATAAAAATTCggaagttgaaaatattaaCATCAATACAGTTCCCAAGCGGTTAGATGTTAAGGAAGCAactgaagaagttgaacatTTCCATATAAGCaatggaaaaaagaaacaaaccTGGAGAGAGAACAAATTCGACAATAAAAACTACAAGGCAAAGTTTCACAAAAGCTCCAGAAGTCATGCCTATAGAAACAATTATAGTAGGTGCCTCAATGCTCAAGAAAACAGATCACGACAACAACATGCACAACAAGAGCCACATGTACTTGAAAAGGACATACTGGTACCAACTTCTAATATAATGAATGATTATGGCCAATACAGGACTCTTGTTTTATCAGATCCATCCCTTCAGCAACCAGTAAATGAAAAGTTCCCAGCAATACCTTTACTATCACCAGCAGCTGCAGTGTCAGGCGACTCTTTTGCAAACACTAATCATGCGCTGTTCTCGGGTCCCCAAACCACACCAACcttatttccaaaaacGCCTTTAACTTTAGAAACACCAGaaactttaaaagaaaatcatttCAAACCTTTCAAAGGCTCAAAAATGCCATCCGAAACaatgaaacaaagaaattcatTCAACGCAGAGCACAATAGTTATGAACAGTCAACCAGATTCAGAACACGAGAGCCAGCCTTCATTATTGGTGGACATTGTTATGGGGCCCCACCAAATTTCAACCACCCTATAGGTGTACCCGTTTTACAGCCTTTTCCACCTCCATTTCCACCTCCATTACCGCCTCCATCAACAGTGTCATGTTCACTTCCATTGCCTCATCCCTTTCCGCTTCCATTACCGGTACCCATGCAACTACCACCATCGTTACCACTGCATCCGCCTGGAAAATTACCATCTCGTTTTGAAATTCCGGGGTACTTGCCTTCAGCTACTTTAGATTCCCAAAATGTAACATCCAAAATAATCCCTCTTGATGCAGCTgtgaagaagttggatTCAGAGTCCACAAACGACAAATTTGAGAGAGTAGCAGAGCAGATTTTGTACTATTTTTCAACGGACAATCTTTGTCGAGACCTTTATTTAAGGGGAAACATGAGTAAGGAAGGCTATGTACCGATATCCCTACTAAACGGGTTCAAGAGAATCAAGCTGATCTGCGGAGATGATGAGAGATTTGTAGATTATGTTCTTGACCATATTCCCGAGCTTGAGAAAAGAGGAGACAGTGTGAGACTACGCCAGAATTGGGAGAGATGGTTATTACCGGGAACAAAGAGATGA
- a CDS encoding uncharacterized protein (PKUD0D02300) has product MKKFTCVRPNFSSSLEFFSKKLEIQVEILSTVNSSAWYANLSRGKDLGIIRLKVDKETNEYLDGMLDSATTFGFFVKLNTNLLSYGFMYRITASKQWIIKPFKDKPLLVDRPPHKYLEDIDYLSVKVSNDVLRGKSTSLRINETFPDLVKHSRKYMQLQQKKAHESKDVLKSIDPIEFLLDQYFTILYDDSFVIERFVKFSVSKMHLLKHNNSQLGKECLTKLLVHSLHKFDKRYDIAVSEGTEVSELITKWLSPEILLDPLESKFRENIFNKLGIDKQAKVTFTDNGKIAECFNNLKIRDAKLQILIDMELLKVIKTEDPGTRLTPIHVPSTAKPARPKGKRTQLISKRYSNKPTDKKRRLIPTLLGSVIPEDFDVDVDLRGQSEPEVEITRETLEKLIEGLFEKLCVCDAIYGWDYKDDKSSWGFVLSCILPYYERIHRRIISNLAIKSRGPAYLLKLKTRKEKKEKEAKRQRKGVEKSHKSTERRSTNIDLSKIKLTRQNSSFSSSKIDLSRKIISMNESVSNSTGLVDDAPFSIERVDSSNGFMNNKKRKLQAPDAKSNQHPDDLLGTNVTKPKQVVQPSQEPIDLFYHNQIIEATPRKQELEKKQTIPELSYINGNTPHQDSGIIAGSSPFRMVSSPSKIITQITETSNLERIQVMPGVFEFGSSPAKTIIESPIIKSSKQTQDSEPNSSVKLNPIKSTKRKLSFK; this is encoded by the coding sequence ATGAAAAAGTTTACTTGCGTTCGGCCCAACTTCTCATCTTCGTTGGAATTCTTCAGCAAAAAACTAGAAATCCAGGTTGAAATTTTGTCAACTGTCAATTCTTCCGCATGGTATGCAAATTTATCACGAGGGAAAGATCTAGGTATAATAAGACTCAAAGTAGACAAAGAAACCAATGAGTATTTGGATGGGATGCTAGACTCGGCCACTACGTTTGGCTTCTTTGTGAAACTGAACACCAATCTTTTAAGTTATGGTTTTATGTATCGTATCACAGCCTCTAAGCAGTGGATCATTAAACCATTTAAAGACAAGCCATTACTTGTTGACAGACCGCCTCATAAATACCTGGAAGATATCGACTACCTATCAGTCAAAGTTTCGAACGATGTTCTACGAGGGAAGTCCACGTCGTTGCGCATAAATGAAACATTTCCAGATTTGGTTAAACATTCTAGAAAGTACATGcaacttcaacaaaaaaaagcacATGAATCCAAGGACgtgttgaaatcaattgatcCTATTGAATTTTTATTGGACCAGTATTTTACCATTTTGTATGATGATTCCTTCGTTATTGAACGTTTTGTCAAATTTTCAGTGAGTAAAATGCATTTATTAAAACACAATAATTCACAACTTGGCAAAGAATGCTTGACTAAATTATTGGTTCATTCGTTGCATAAATTCGATAAGAGATATGATATTGCAGTATCTGAAGGAACGGAGGTCTCTGAGTTGATCACCAAATGGTTATCCCCCGAAATACTATTGGATCCTCTAGAAAGTAAGTTTAGGGAGAATATTTTTAACAAACTCGGTATCGACAAACAGGCTAAAGTAACCTTTACCGATAATGGAAAAATTGCTGAATGCTTTAACAATCTAAAAATCAGAGATGCAAAGCTCCAAATTTTGATAGACATGGAACTACTAAAGGTAATCAAAACAGAGGACCCGGGGACCAGGCTGACCCCCATCCATGTACCCTCCACAGCTAAACCAGCCAGACCAAAGGGGAAAAGAACACAGTTAATATCTAAAAGATATTCAAATAAACCGACAGATAAAAAGAGACGTCTTATACCCACTTTATTAGGTTCTGTAATACCCGAAGATTTTGAcgttgatgttgatttgCGTGGTCAATCTGAACCAGAAGTCGAAATAACAAGGGAAACATTAGAAAAGCTTATAGAAGGgttatttgaaaagttgtGCGTATGTGATGCGATTTATGGGTGGGATTATAAAGACGACAAATCGTCATGGGGATTTGTATTAAGTTGTATTCTACCGTATTACGAGAGGATTCACCGTCGAATAATCTCTAACTTGGCCATCAAATCAAGAGGACCGGCGTACCTTCTTAAGCTGAAGACtaggaaagaaaagaaggagaaggaagCCAAAAGACAGCGCAAGGGGGTGGAGAAGTCGCACAAATCAACAGAAAGAAGATCCACAAATATTGATCTATctaaaataaaattgacTAGGcaaaattcaagttttaGTAGTTCTAAAATTGATTTATCTCGAAAAATCATAAGTATGAATGAGTCTGTAAGTAATTCAACAGGTTTGGTTGATGACGCACCTTTTTCTATAGAGCGTGTTGATTCATCGAATGGCTTTATGAACaataagaaaagaaaattgcagGCACCTGACGCCAAATCTAATCAACATCCAGATGATCTGTTAGGAACGAATGTTACTAAACCAAAGCAAGTGGTGCAACCTTCTCAAGAACCTATTGACCTTTTCTATCATAATCAAATAATAGAAGCCACTCCTCGTAAGCAagaattagagaaaaagCAGACAATTCCAGAGTTATCGTATATTAATGGAAATACTCCACATCAAGACTCGGGGATAATTGCAGGTAGTTCTCCTTTTAGAATGGTTTCCTCACCGTCCAAGATTATCACACAAATCACTGAAACTTCAAACCTAGAAAGGATACAAGTCATGCCAGGtgtttttgagtttggGTCCTCACCTgcaaaaacaataattgAATCACCAATCATTAAAAGTTCGAAACAAACACAAGATTCTGAACCAAATTCCTCCGTAAAACTTAATCCTATCAAATCCactaaaagaaaattgagcTTCAAGTAG